TTATACCATAAAAAACCCATACCTGAAGCCATCAGAGCGGCACCCACAATGGTCAGCTCTCCTGCTCCTGTCACGCTGGGGATTTGCAAATATTCAGCGATAGCGGCGTGTCCTGCCACATAACTAAAAATCATAAAGGTGCCTGTGGCCACCATCACGGGCACAATGGCCAAACCATCAAGCCCGTCAGTCAAATTCACCGCATTGGCACATCCCACAACCACAAACCCAGCAAAAATAATATACAACCAACCTAAATCAAAAGATAAGTTCTTAAAGAACGGGAAAGTCAGCACGGTGGTCACACTCTGGTTATAAACCAAAAATCCCACGACCAAAAAGACGATGGCAAATTCAAAAAACAATCTGACTTTTCCTGGTAAACCTTTTGAATTTTTTCTGGCGACCTTAGCATAATCATCCAAATAACCAATTAAACCAAATCCAAAGGTGATCGATAAAAGAGCCCATACTAAAGGGTTTAAAAGATCCACCCACAATAAACTAGGGATAGCTACACCTAATAAAATCAATCCCCCACCCATTGTAGGTGTTCCTGATTTTTTTAAGTGGGATTGTGGTCCATCATCACGAATGGCTTGACGCATTTGACGACTTGCCAATCTATTGATGAATCGTGTGCCAAAGTACCAGCAGATAAAAAATGAAGTGAAAAAAGTGATAAACGTGCGGACCGTCACATAACGAAATAAGTTAGCCAGTCCTGTAGTCACATCAAAGTTCTGAGTTAATATTGTGTAAATCAACGAAGTCGTACTCCCTCAAATAATGATAAAAAGCTCTCAAGGTGCATGCCTCGCGAACCCTTTAACGCAATCCAATCCCCTGTCTTTAACATACTTTTATATCTTAAAGCAACGTCTTCTTTATAACTATCTGAAATTATTGGATTTTTTCCATTTTTTTGAGACCTATAACCTTGTAAAAACTCTTCTCCCGAAGGTCCCATAAACCACAGGTGGGCATGAGGAGTTTGGGCCGCTTGCACCCCTAACTCGTAGTGAAGCTCTTTAGTGCTCGCACCCAGCTCTAACATCTCTCCGAGCACGATGTACGGTGGAGTTTTAAGTTTTTGCAGCTGAGCAAAAAACGCCTTCATACTTTCAGGATTAGCATTGTACGCATCAAAATAAAAACGCAGTCCCTCCGCAGAATTGAGCACTTCACTCCTACCCCAAAACGACTGCAAAAGCGAAAGACGCTGCCACAATGTCTCTGCACCAAGGCCTGACTGCGTGGCAATGGCTACGGCCATCAACACATTGGTCACGTGGTGCACACCCGAAATAGGAATCACTGCTTCTCCTGATAAACCTAAAATATGTCCCTTCACTTTAAAACGGCCAAAGGGGTCAGTGTCATCTTCGAGAGCTTGTAGATAAATATCAGCTTGTGGGTCCTGACTTGAAACCCATATCTGACGCTGTGCTGGTGAGGAGATGTACTCGGTGTAAAAACCTGAAATTTTAAGGTCATCTTTGTTAATCACATGGGTGCGGCCCTTAGAATAGATCGACATCTTTTCTTTTAAAACATCTTCAACGGTTCCCAAACCTTCTAAATGTCCTCGTCCTACCATCGTCACTAAAGTCAGATCAGGCTCAATGATAGAGACTAAATTTTTGATCTCACCATGGTGGTTCATGCCCACCTCTAACAGCGCGACTTGATCTGTGCTTTGCACGTCCAACAGACTTAAGGGTACACCAATATGATTGTTAAAACTTTTAGGTGAAAAATAATGTGGCACTTGGCCTTCTAAAAGTTGATGCGCAAAATATTTGGTCGTGGTCTTCCCACTAGTGCCCGTAATGGCCACTTTCATACATGAGTTGAACTTTTGACTCTGATAGTGAGCCAGCTGTTGCAGGGCCTTTAGTGTGTCTTGCACTTTAAAAATTTGAATGTTTTTTTGCTGCTCTTGAGTCATCTGTTCTGCAACGTCTTTTTGTACGATAAGCCCTTGGCAGCCTTGTTTGAGAGCCCCAGCAATAAAGTTGTGGCCATCAAAGTTTTCACCAACAAGTGCCAAAAAAAGAGCCCCAGCGGCGGCTTCACGTGAATCCGTACTCAAACCAGTCCAAAGCTTTGAGCTGTCTATATTTTGCCCTAGGGCTTGAGTCACCTCTTGGATCTCTTGACTTGTTAGCTTCATGCTTCTCCTTTTTGTAAAAGCTCATACGCTGTTTCGTAATCACTGAAGTGATTTTTTTGCTCACCCACGATCTGATAATTTTCATGCCCTTTACCTGCGATCAACAAAACATCTTCGGCAGACTTTAGAAGTTCAAGCCCCTTTGCAATGGCCTGTTTGCGATCCATCAAGATCAATGGGAGGGTTTCTTTTTCAGGATCAAAACCCGAAAGGATGTCTTGCACAATGTCTTCTGGATTTTCAGTACGAGGGTTGTCATTGGTCACAATGATCTGATCCGCACCCTGTTCCGCAACTTGAGCCATCAAAGGCCGCTTGGCTTTGTCTCTGTCACCACCGCAGCCAAAGACCACCACGATCTGTCCCTTTGTAATCTGACGTAAACTTTCCAAAGAACGCATGAGAGCGTCAGGGGTGTGAGCATAATCGACAAATACATTTTTAAAACTTTGATCTAAGATCACCTTTTGCAAACGGCCTGGAATTCCCGAAAAGGTTTGGGCCGCTCTTTGCAAAACCGCATCGTTACCAATGTGGTCACGCACACTTAATGCCACTTGCGCCCAATTGTACGCCTGGAATCGACCCACAATAGGTAAGTTCATCCCTATTTTTATTTTCTCTAGCTCGCCTTTATCATTTTTTTCTTCGACATGAAGACAGATTTGGCTCCCGTGTTGATCGCTTTTTACAATTTCGATCTCGCAGGTATAAACAGGATATTTTTTTCGTTGTTCTGCAATAAAGTCCATGCGGTGTTGATGTGAAACTGTATCAGAATCTTTTTCATACAGATAAATGGTTTTATATTTTGTGCTTAGAATGATCTTCTTGGCCCAATCGTCCATCAGATTGATCACTGCAATTTTTTTCTTTTTTTGAGAGGGCGTTAAAAGCCGCGTAAAAAGCTTTTCCTTTGCTAAAAAATAATCTTCTAACCCTTTGTGATAATCCAAGTGATCATTAGTAAGGTTAGAAAATATAGCCGCATTTAAATTTAAATTTTCAGCACGGTTTTGATCAAGGCCATGACTTGAAATCTCTAGGGCGCAGGCCTTAGCACCTTCGGCTAAAAACTCTTTCAAACGTGGAAATAAAATATCTGCACCAGGGGTGGTCATAGCCGTGGGCCATACCTTATCCTGTAAATGATGATTGATGGTGCCCATCACTGCACACGTGTCTCCTGCAATATTTAAAATGTGTTCTGCCATGTGAGCCATGGAGGTCTTGCCATTTGTTCCCGTAATACCCACCAAGAACAGTTTTTCATCGGGACATCCACTGCGGTGACGCCATACCTCAGCCCACGCCTTGCGTGAATTGGAAACATAGAAGACTTCACCCGTAAAATTTTTAAGAGCAGACTTGGCGGCAATAGATGAGGCGCGTGGCAACTTCTGTGCTGAAGCC
This portion of the Pseudobdellovibrionaceae bacterium genome encodes:
- the mraY gene encoding phospho-N-acetylmuramoyl-pentapeptide-transferase, translated to MIYTILTQNFDVTTGLANLFRYVTVRTFITFFTSFFICWYFGTRFINRLASRQMRQAIRDDGPQSHLKKSGTPTMGGGLILLGVAIPSLLWVDLLNPLVWALLSITFGFGLIGYLDDYAKVARKNSKGLPGKVRLFFEFAIVFLVVGFLVYNQSVTTVLTFPFFKNLSFDLGWLYIIFAGFVVVGCANAVNLTDGLDGLAIVPVMVATGTFMIFSYVAGHAAIAEYLQIPSVTGAGELTIVGAALMASGMGFLWYNAHPAQVFMGDVGSLSLGGFLGAMAVLTKNEILLVLLGGVFVVEALSVITQVLSFKLRGKRVFKMAPIHHHFELKGLEETKIIVRFWIVSILLAVLSLATLKLR
- a CDS encoding UDP-N-acetylmuramoyl-tripeptide--D-alanyl-D-alanine ligase, coding for MKLTSQEIQEVTQALGQNIDSSKLWTGLSTDSREAAAGALFLALVGENFDGHNFIAGALKQGCQGLIVQKDVAEQMTQEQQKNIQIFKVQDTLKALQQLAHYQSQKFNSCMKVAITGTSGKTTTKYFAHQLLEGQVPHYFSPKSFNNHIGVPLSLLDVQSTDQVALLEVGMNHHGEIKNLVSIIEPDLTLVTMVGRGHLEGLGTVEDVLKEKMSIYSKGRTHVINKDDLKISGFYTEYISSPAQRQIWVSSQDPQADIYLQALEDDTDPFGRFKVKGHILGLSGEAVIPISGVHHVTNVLMAVAIATQSGLGAETLWQRLSLLQSFWGRSEVLNSAEGLRFYFDAYNANPESMKAFFAQLQKLKTPPYIVLGEMLELGASTKELHYELGVQAAQTPHAHLWFMGPSGEEFLQGYRSQKNGKNPIISDSYKEDVALRYKSMLKTGDWIALKGSRGMHLESFLSLFEGVRLR
- a CDS encoding UDP-N-acetylmuramoyl-L-alanyl-D-glutamate--2,6-diaminopimelate ligase, with the protein product METLLSFVSQHPEWIPVADSRQVNEHSIFFAIAGSQSDGHAYIPEVIKKGVAALVLQEEPSSLLSSTASLGKSRLKKEGPTASAQKLPRASSIAAKSALKNFTGEVFYVSNSRKAWAEVWRHRSGCPDEKLFLVGITGTNGKTSMAHMAEHILNIAGDTCAVMGTINHHLQDKVWPTAMTTPGADILFPRLKEFLAEGAKACALEISSHGLDQNRAENLNLNAAIFSNLTNDHLDYHKGLEDYFLAKEKLFTRLLTPSQKKKKIAVINLMDDWAKKIILSTKYKTIYLYEKDSDTVSHQHRMDFIAEQRKKYPVYTCEIEIVKSDQHGSQICLHVEEKNDKGELEKIKIGMNLPIVGRFQAYNWAQVALSVRDHIGNDAVLQRAAQTFSGIPGRLQKVILDQSFKNVFVDYAHTPDALMRSLESLRQITKGQIVVVFGCGGDRDKAKRPLMAQVAEQGADQIIVTNDNPRTENPEDIVQDILSGFDPEKETLPLILMDRKQAIAKGLELLKSAEDVLLIAGKGHENYQIVGEQKNHFSDYETAYELLQKGEA